A stretch of the Perca flavescens isolate YP-PL-M2 chromosome 3, PFLA_1.0, whole genome shotgun sequence genome encodes the following:
- the LOC114550566 gene encoding TRPM8 channel-associated factor homolog produces the protein MRHLLTDFSFAILPPSHRNFRALIHLIMSNQPIQNHNEGAYISLMRGLKELDFQGPCVPSDLVLIGDHAFPLAMNGRGQVLMAASLYGRGRIVVLGHEGYLTMFPALVENALTWLRGDGSDNLSVGVHENIKAVADNISKSNFQAKVVGAFSGNLGVGVYVTDAYSVGADVKDLVAFLKAGGGLLIAGQAWSWAECYPKENTLLQFEGNKVAGVAGIYFSKHQVEVECLPVYPQIPSSWMARVISKDFEDDLEFLLQGVSEFDLQNGVVASELLVHGPLAFPIGTTEDGRVFLAGAFYGQGRVVVITHEGLLRRETLAPFWNNAIHWLDEGRNGVVGVVPDLNEAFNLFSKSEFTCEKTNFREDLSVFVCTAYSDAHVKEIQDFVAEGGGLLIGGHAWYWAQTHPGQNPITDFTGNKILNKMGLSLLEKYIGEGSYKAPVPSQAIKDAYHFRHLLHRFAGHVTQGEDLTEQEEEYLKKLGGDCVNFLQMKANDCSSYTQVVSTLSGILKKSGMPQVCDSSPVKSPKDHLLLSLGTEVYKVCPDPDALLPYLIKDNPLMPVVYNYRIKINANTAGGEEWISTGLYLSSGMKTYIRVPAAIVTQGWKVQIGCQTDRLHAEELKRAPCVHVQFPVTSEMIQVWNLWGGLIYLVAPPNTQAEGLKFIVQMAVPAPYYKSGVTTAADWLLLRTAPSPWAELEFDNIILTVPSDVVRSLDRPDELAAHWNDIMRGIADLAAIPHKFPRKERFVTDVQISHGWMHAGYPIMTHKSIAAELVSTVHTGSEGLWGPIHELGHNQQRACWEFPPHTTECTCNLWSVYVHEEVLGINGIISPAQRKIHAEDYAKGGRKLSNWHVFVALETYLQLRDKFGWDAFKKVFAAYHKMSNFPSDNDGKMNLYAETFSQTVGMNLAGFFKAWGWPIQTVTEEKLSNLPPWTDHPMVQYD, from the exons TTTTCTTTTGccatcctccctccttctcatCGGAACTTCCGAGCATTGATCCATCTCATCATGTCCAACCAGCCCATCCAAAATCACAATGAAGGGGCCTACATATCCCTGATGAGAGGCTTGAAAGAGCTGGACTTCCAGGGCCCCTGTGTTCCCAGTGACCTGGTGCTAATTGGAGACCATGCCTTTCCTTTAGCAATGAACGGCCGAGGCCAGGTCCTGATGGCAGCCTCTCTGTACGGCCGTGGAAGAATCGTGGTTCTGGGTCATGAGGGCTACCTGACCATGTTTCCTGCTCTGGTAGAGAACGCTCTGACCTGGCTGAGAGGAGATGGATCTGACAACCTGTCTGTGGGGGTCCACGAAAACATCAAGGCAGTTGCTGATAACATCAGCAAATCCAACTTCCAAGCCAAAGTTGTGGGGGCCTTCAGTGGCAATCTGGGTGTGGGGGTGTATGTGACAGATGCCTACAGCGTGGGTGCTGACGTGAAGGACCTGGTGGCATTTCTGAAAGCTGGAGGAGGACTACTGATAGCGGGGCAGGCATGGAGCTGGGCTGAATGTTACCCTAAAGAGAACACACTGCTTCAGTTTGAGGGGAATAAGGTTGCTGGTGTGGCAGGGATTTACTTCTCTAAACATCAGGTGGAGGTAGAGTGCCTGCCTGTCTACCCACAGATCCCATCCTCCTGGATGGCTAGAGT AATCAGTAAGGATTTTGAGGACGACTTAGAGTTCTTACTCCAAGGGGTGTCAGAGTTTGACCTCCAGAATGGGGTAGTAGCTTCTGAGCTTCTGGTCCACGGCCCACTAGCCTTCCCAATAGGTACCACCGAGGATGGACGAGTGTTCTTGGCAGGAGCCTTCTATGGGCAGGGACGAGTTGTTGTGATTACACATGAAGGACTTCTGAGACGAGAG ACACTGGCTCCATTTTGGAACAATGCCATTCATTGGTTGGACGAAGGCCGAAATGGGGTTGTCGGTGTAGTTCCAGATCTCAACGAAGCCTTTAACCTCTTCAGCAAGTCAGAGTTTACGTGTGAGAAGACAAACTTCAGGGAAGACctgagtgtatttgtgtgtacagCGTATAGCGATGCACATGTGAAGGAAATACAAGATTTTGTGGCAGAGGGAGGAGGCCTGCTGATTGGTGGACATGCCTGGTACTGGGCACAGACACACCCTGGGCAAAACCCAATCACAGATTTCACAG GAAACAAGATCCTGAACAAAATGGGCTTGAGCCTGCTGGAGAAGTACATCGGTGAAGGTTCCTACAAGGCCCCTGTGCCTAGCCAGGCCATCAAAGACGCTTACCACTTCCGCCACCTTCTACACCGCTTCGCTGGTCATGTCACACAGGGGGAAGACCTTACAGAGCAAGAGGAGGAATATCTAAAAAAACTGGGTGGAGACTGTGTCAACTTCTTGCAAATGAAGGCTAATGACTGCTCCTCCTATACACAGGTCGTTTCCACACTCAGCGGCATCTTGAAGAAGTCGGGCATGCCACAG GTGTGTGACAGCTCCCCTGTGAAGAGTCCCAAGGACCACTTACTCCTTAGTTTAGGGACAGAAGTATATAAGGTTTGCCCAGATCCTGATGCCCTCCTGCCCTACCTTATTAAGGATAATCCCTTGATGCCAGTTGTCTATAACTACAGAATCAAGATTAATGCTAACACAGCAG gagggGAGGAGTGGATCAGTACAGGTCTCTACCTGTCCTCTGGTATGAAGACCTACATAAGAGTGCCAGCAGCAATTGTCACCCAGGGATGGAAG GTTCAGATAGGCTGTCAAACAGACAGACTACATGCTGAAGAATTGAAGAGAGCACCGTGTGTTCATGTGCAATTTCCTGTTACCTCAGAGATGATACAAGTGTGGAACCTGTGGGGGGGACTCATCTACCTGGTGGCTCCACCCAATACACAAGCGGAGGGGCTAAAGTTCATAGTGCAGATGGCTGTACCTGCGCCTTACTATAAATCTG GTGTGACAACAGCTGCTGATTGGTTGTTGCTGCGCACAGCTCCCTCACCCTGGGCAGAGTTGGAGTTTGACAACATCATCCTTACTGTACCATCAGATGTTGTCCGGAGCCTGGATCGCCCTGATGAGTTGGCGGCACATTGGAATGACATCATGAGGGGCATTGCTGACCTAGCTGCCATACCACACAAATTTCCTCGCAAAGAACGTTTTGTTACTGATGTGCAGATTTCCCATG GTTGGATGCATGCTGGTTATCCTATCATGACACACAAGTCCATAGCAGCTGAGCTGGTCAGCACTGTCCATACTGGGAGTGAAGGCCTGTGGGGACCTATCCATGAACTGGGACACAACCAACAAAGAGCCTGCTGGGAGTTCCCACCACACACCACAGAGTGTACATGCAACCTGTGGTCAGTGTACGTGCATGAAGAGGTGCTGGGGATCAACGGAATAATCAGTCCAGCACAAAGGAAGATTCATGCAGAAGATTATGCTAAGGGAGGCAGGAAACTCAGCAACTGGCACGTGTTTGTGGCCCTTGAGACATATTTGCAG CTCCGGGATAAGTTTGGTTGGGATGCCTTTAAGAAGGTGTTCGCTGCCTACCACAAGATGAGCAACTTTCCGAGTGACAATGATGGAAAGATGAATCTGTATGCTGAGACTTTCTCCCAGACTGTGGGGATGAACCTGGCTGGATTCTTTAAGGCCTGGGGCTGGCCCATACAAACAGTCACTGAGGAGAAACTCTCCAACCTGCCTCCCTGGACTGACCACCCGATGGTCCAGTATGACTGA
- the LOC114550572 gene encoding TRPM8 channel-associated factor homolog codes for MSTKTTQSFHDGAYMSLMRGLRELDLRGPCVPSELVLMDHAFPLAMNSQGQVLMAASLYVRGRIVVLGHEGYLTAFPALVENALTWLRGDGSDNLSVGVHKNIKAVADNISKSSFQAKVVGAFSDSLGLGVYVTDAYSVGAHVKDLVAFLKAGGGVLIAGQAWNWAANHPKENTLLQFEGNKVSGVAGIYFSKRYGKVECMPVCPQIPSSWMALCVGHEFEEDLAFLLQGVSEFDLRDTSSSELLVHGPLAFPIGTTEDGGVFLGGSYYGQGRVIVITHEGLLKTKTLASFWKNAIDWLDQGRKGVVGVVPELKLPSESGLKYEQTEFRKDLSVFVCTVYKDDHMEEIQNFVAEGGGLLIGGHAWHWSYTHVGQNPMIDFSGNMILNKMGLSVLVTINEKGSYKPSQAKKDTNHFRHLLRRFAAHVTQGKEFTKHDGEQLNILPVNFLNMKAYDSYSYTQVLSILTDVLKKSGMPQVSEKNPVKSPKDRLLLSLGAAVYNTSPDPDALLPFLIKDIPSMPVVKNQRIRINMNTAGKIEWISTGLYLSPGMKTEIIIPANIVNKSWTIQIGCQTDILKADELKRAPSVCERFPVTTEKMQVSNLWGGLIYLVAPPNTKVEGAEVIVQMAVLAPYYKSGVTTAADWSMLRTAPSPWAELEFDNVILTVPSDVVRDLKRIDEVAALWNDIMKGIADLAAIPHKFACKERFVADVQISAGFMHSGYPIMIHTESANELVRPGDARTKGVWGEIHELGHNQQRTCWEFRPHTTECTCNLWSVYVHEEVLGLNREKAHPSMTLTERKRRVDEYVKGGKKLSDWTVWVALETYLQLQGKFGWDAFKKVFATYHKITDYPSDNDGKMNLYAETFSQAVRMNLTGFFKAWGWPIDRATEKKLSNLPPWSDHPLVKYE; via the exons ATGTCCACCAAAACCACCCAGTCCTTCCACGATGGGGCCTATATGTCCCTGATGAGAGGcttgagagagctggacctccGGGGCCCCTGTGTTCCCAGTGAACTGGTGCTAATGGACCATGCCTTTCCTTTAGCAATGAACAGCCAAGGCCAAGTCCTGATGGCAGCCTCTCTGTACGTTCGTGGACGAATCGTGGTTCTGGGTCATGAGGGCTACCTGACTGCGTTTCCTGCTCTGGTAGAGAACGCTTTGACCTGGCTGAGAGGGGACGGATCTGACAACCTGTCTGTGGGGGTCCACAAAAACATCAAGGCAGTTGCTGATAACATCAGCAAATCCAGCTTCCAAGCCAAAGTTGTGGGGGCCTTCAGTGATAGTCTAGGGTTGGGTGTGTATGTGACAGATGCCTACAGCGTGGGCGCTCACGTGAAGGACCTGGTGGCATTTCTGAAAGCTGGAGGAGGAGTGCTGATAGCGGGGCAGGCATGGAACTGGGCTGCAAATCACCCTAAGGAGAACACCCTGCTTCAGTTTGAGGGGAATAAGGTTTCTGGTGTGGCAGGGATCTACTTCTCTAAACGTTATGGGAAGGTAGAGTGCATGCCTGTCTGCCCTCAGATCCCATCTTCATGGATGGCTTTATG TGTTGGTCATGAATTTGAGGAGGACTTGGCATTCTTACTCCAGGGGGTTTCAGAGTTTGACCTCCGTGATACATCTTCTTCTGAGCTTCTGGTCCACGGCCCACTAGCCTTCCCCATTGGTACCACTGAGGATGGAGGGGTGTTCCTGGGAGGATCCTACTATGGGCAGGGACGAGTCATTGTGATTACACATGAAGGACTTCTGAAAACAAAG ACGCTGGCATCGTTTTGGAAGAATGCCATTGATTGGTTGGACCAAGGCCGGAAGGGGGTTGTTGGTGTTGTACCAGAGCTCAAACTTCCCAGCGAGTCAGGGTTAAAGTATGAGCAGACGGAGTTCAGGAAAGACCTGagtgtatttgtttgtacaGTTTACAAGGATGACCATATGGAAGAAATCCAAAACTTTGTCGCAGAGGGAGGAGGTCTGCTGATTGGCGGACATGCATGGCATTGGTCATACACACATGTTGGGCAAAACCCAATGATAGATTTCTCAG GAAACATGATCCTGAACAAAATGGGTTTAAGCGTGTTGgtgacaataaatgaaaaaggATCCTACAAGCCTAGCCAGGCCAAGAAAGACACCAACCACTTCCGCCATCTTCTACGTCGCTTTGCTGCTCATGTTACCCAGGGCAAAGAATTTACAAAGCATGATGGGGAACAACTAAATATACTGCCCGTAAACTTCTTGAACATGAAGGCTTATGACAGCTACTCCTACACACAGGTGCTGTCCATCCTCACTGATGTGTTGAAGAAGTCCGGCATGCCACAG GTGAGTGAGAAGAACCCTGTTAAGAGTCCAAAAGACCGCCTACTCCTCAGTTTAGGGGCAGCGGTATATAACACTTCCCCAGATCCTGATGCCCTCCTGCCCTTCCTCATCAAGGATATCCCCTCGATGCCAGTTGTTAAAAACCAAAGGATCAGGATTAATATGAACACAGCAG gAAAGATTGAGTGGATCAGTACAGGTCTGTACCTTTCTCCAGGTATGAAGACCGAGATAATCATACCAGCAAACATCGTCAACAAGAGCTGGACG ATCCAGATAGGTTGTCAAACAGACATACTGAAGGCTGACGAATTGAAGAGAGCACCAAGTGTTTGTGAGCGATTTCCTGTGACCACAGAAAAGATGCAGGTGTCAAACCTGTGGGGGGGACTCATCTACCTGGTGGCTCCACCCAACACAAAGGTGGAGGGGGCAGAGGTCATAGTGCAGATGGCAGTGCTTGCTCCTTATTACAAGTCTG GTGTGACAacagctgctgattggtcgatGCTACGCACAGCTCCCTCACCCTGGGCAGAGTTGGAGTTTGACAACGTCATCCTTACTGTACCATCAGATGTTGTTCGAGACCTGAAGCGCATTGATGAGGTGGCAGCGCTTTGGAATGACATCATGAAGGGCATCGCAGATTTGGCTGCCATACCACACAAATTTGCCTGCAAAGAACGCTTTGTAGCAGATGTGCAGATTTCTGCTG GTTTCATGCATTCAGGCTATCCAATCATGATCCACACAGAATCAGCAAATGAGCTGGTCAGACCAGGTGATGCCAGAACCAAAGGCGTGTGGGGAGAAATTCATGAACTGGGACACAACCAACAAAGAACCTGCTGGGAGTTCCGACCACACACCACAGAGTGTACATGTAACCTGTGGTCAGTGTATGTTCATGAAGAGGTGCTGGGGCTCAACAGGGAAAAG GCTCATCCATCTATGACCTTAACAGAGCGGAAGAGACGTGTAGACGAGTATGTTAAGGGGGGCAAGAAACTCAGTGACTGGACAGTGTGGGTGGCCCTGGAGACATACCTGCAG CTCCAAGGAAAGTTTGGCTGGGAtgcctttaaaaaggtgtttgCTACCTACCACAAGATTACCGACTATCCCAGTGACAACGACGGAAAGATGAACCTGTATGCTGAGACTTTCTCCCAGGCTGTGAGGATGAACCTGACGGGATTCTTTAAGGCCTGGGGCTGGCCCATAGATAGAGCCACTGAGAAGAAACTCTCCAACCTGCCTCCCTGGAGTGACCACCCTTTGGTCAAATATGAATGA